The nucleotide sequence ATAAGCCACTGTAGGGTGATGTCTGTGAAGGCAAGGGGACACTTACAGCCTCTCCCTCAGGCTGTCACCCCCTCCTGCACTGGGCAAACAGCCTGGGCACACTGCTACGGGAGGCACGGGCTGCCTCCCACCACAGCACCCCGAGCACTGCACCGGAGCCACCGGTACTCACCGATGTTGTCCTTTTCTTTGCAGGAGATGGAGTAGCAACAAATCTCTCGGTCCTGGATGGCGGAGAGGTTCCTGCGGGAGAGGAGCAAGCTCTGGCTGCAGATGCGGGGGGCTGCACGTCGGCAGCAATGGGAGATGCCTCCGGGCAGCCTTTTGAAGGGTCCCTTTGGACCCTGGCTCCAAGGTGGGGGACACTTTACAGGGGCAATGTCTCTCCAGCCCCCCAGGGACCTGCATGTGGGTCAGGCGAGGACACCAGCACAGCGTGCCCACGACTGATGAGGAGGCGTGGTGTGTGGGGGCTATGTGCCCCCACGGAGAGCCTGGCCACAAAATCCCACAGCTCCCCTCCCTGAACCTCGGTCGCACAGCCCTGTGGGGAGATGAGGCAGGGAGTGGTTGGgagcagcacagggctggcagcacGGGAGCTGCGCCGGTGCCCACGGGACAGGGGAGATCTCTGGGGGGGAGCAGAGACGCTGGGAGGCAGCGTGTCCCCCGGCTCAGGGGAGGGGGTCGCCGCCAGCAGCGAGGAGGTGGACAGGAGGCAGCATCGGCTGCAAGGAGGCCACACACCAGCACGGCAAACGGTGGCGAAATACAGGAGAGGTACGTGAATGGTATCACACGCCGGAGCAGGATCCGACCTCCAAGCAGGAGGGGCTGTGTGCTGCCCGAGCACGGTGCCTGCACCAGGGAGCGGGGCAGAGCTGCGGGAAGGTGCCAGGAGCAGCACCCAGGCGGGAGCCCAACGCTGCCGAGCGCCGTGCTGGGCCCCAACGCCACCATGTGGCACGTGGGACCTGGTGGGACCTGGCCCCGGCACTGTGGCCGTGGCTCCCAGCTCCAGACACCACCTCCCTGCCGCCACCTTGGGACGCTCCCCGTCACCCAGCACACCCCAGGCACCGCGAGGGCACCCTGGCTGGAACCAGCACGGGTCACACTGTGTCACAGCCCCACCGTGGCCGCCCAGGCCACCGGCACACTTACATTTTCTCAATGAGCTCCTTCTCATCCAAGGCACCAGGCAGGTCTCGCTTGTTCCCCAGGACTAGGAcctgcagggcaggagaggggacaCCTGAAGCTCCTGGCCACCAGACCAGGCAGGAACCTGCTTCTGCCACCCAGAAGCAGACGCTGCTTGAGATACAAGACAGCCCTGGCCACTTCACCAGGGTGTGCCAGCACAGAGAAAACCCCTTCAGCGGGCAACCAGAAGGCAGAGCACTTCAATTAACAGCCTTAATTAGCACGTACACAGCATCTCCTGTGTACTCTCTAGTCCCAGTGAGAAGCTGGCCCCACAGCATACTCCCTGAAGGGTACCAGCATGTTGTGCCGTCTAGGATGTTCTCCCAGGAGCCTCTTACCGTCTTTGAGCAAAAAGTCAAATGAAATGGCTAAACACGATGTTATCAGGAAGGAGAGAGCTGCGGACACCGTGCAGAACCCGCTCTCCGCAGGCAGCCAACCCAAAAAAGCATCGGCTGTTTGCACCATCCACTGATCTCTCCTCACTTCAAAGCTTTTCACATCCACAAAGGCATCCTCAGACTGTGCAGGGAAAATAATCACCTGGCAGGACTCGTTCATCCCTCCAGAGCAAGTCACACGACTGTCACCTGACAAGGACAGCACGGAGCCTGCGGCCGCCTTCCCGGGGTGAGTCGGAGCCTCTGCAGCAGCGTGGTAACGCAGCATCTCACAATTTAAATTTGGAGACTTGTTCCCAAAAAAGAACACTCAGAAGGGCTGCAAATGCAGCGCGTTATGTCGGGAGCTTCATTTAGTTGGCAGCAAACGTTTGGGATCTGTGGCAAGATCCTCAAATTAGCTCCTTTCAGAGGATGCCGATTTTGGATGCTCTGTAAGCATCGGCACGCGCAGCgtgccccgcgccgccgccacaGCCCACCTCCTGCAAATgtcacagcccagcagctgctctcctaggagACAGGACCTTAACGGCCCACCATAAATAAGGTGCAAATTCATGCGAGAGGACAGATCTCacacatggggggggggggggggggggggggagagggagtgTCTGGTCTCTTCTAAAGCTCCCTTCCCTGTTGGGTGGCCCAGCCCTGGGCTACAAAACATCACTGCCCCAGCTCCCGCAGGAGCGCAGCAGGGAAGGGGAACCCCAAAGGAAGGGGATCCCCTCCTTGAATCGGCTCTGCAAGATGCAAACCCCTCACCACAAACCCTGGCAGCCACCAGTCTGGGGGCTGCGAGTGGCTGGGGGGTACCTATCCAGGCAGCAGCTCACCGGGATGCCCTGGAGCTGTGGCTTGTCGAGCAGATTGTGCAGTTCATTCTTGGAGGCCTCTATCTTCTCCTGGTCAGCAGCATCCACCATGTACCTGCAAAGGAATGGACACCCCTGAGTGCAGGCATCGAGGTCCCCACAGCCCGGTGCTGTGCTGAGGTCTGTGCCACCACCAAACCTTGCTCACGTGGCACCTGCACCACCCCCGCTGGCTCCTGGGCCAGTGCATGGACAGGATGGATAAGGGGATCCTTCCCCCAGGACCCCTCTTCCCAAGGAAtgctgtggggctgagagcaCCTCGTGTCTCCCAGGGAAGGGGTGGACCTCCCTGTCCCCGACCCCGCAGCAGACCACCCCGCTGACAGGAGGGACATGGTGACCAGGGAAGCCCAGGcgctgcctgggcagaagaagCTGCAAGACACACGTTGTCCCCAAGCACCCAAGTAAGGCTCATCTGTGTGTGGCAACTCCTGTGGAGACATCCAGAACAGAGGACAAGTGGAGAAAACAAGAGGAGCTGATGATGGATAAGAAGAGGTGTCCTCCTGAGAGGGGGAAAGACCTGCTCATCCTCTCGATGGGAGCGATCCTGGGCACGGGGCACAAAGCAAAGGGCAGCGGCGAAGCTGGCAGTCAGCaatgcctgctctgagcagacgGGGGAGGTTTAGGGAAGGATTTAGCTCTTACGGGCAGACACCCATCCTGCAAAGGATGTAAGTTAAGCCAGAACTGGGGAGGAACTGACCAAAGCAGCCTTTATTTTCAAGATTGAGAAGCTGGGAGAGAAGTGAGAAACACCATCAAGTTTCATCAGGCTTTGTGGGGTTTATTATAAATAGGAAAAGAGCCTTTAGCTACTGAAGTGCTGAACACAGGAAAATGTGTATGGCTGtacagagagggagagggaaaaacaCCACCCGGGCACTGCCACGAGCCTTTAGCACTCCAGACGGAGCAGGAGGGCTGAAGGCAAGAGAAAAAGGATGTGACGCAGCTCGAGGCGAGGAAGGCAGACTGCAGCGTGACCTGGATGGCCACAGGTCCTTTCGTTTCCTCTCAACCAGACCGGCCACTttggaaaaattatgaaatcaTGGAAGGAGGCAGtaaaaggagtgaaaaaaaatgggattttgtcATTTCCAGCAAAGCTTGCTGTAATAAAAAGTGTCAAGAACATGTCCTGACATGGTGACAATCACCAAGGGCAGGGCCAGACACTGCTGTCCCAACAAGCAGGACAAGTGGCCCTCACTCCTCCTCACCTGCAGGGAAGGGCAGTACAGAAACCCAGTCCTTGGGTTTAGGTAACCCTGCTGTGGTCTCCCAGGGTATTTGTCCTTAGGAGCAGGCAGCCCGCTTCCCAGGAGCATCCCCAGCCTGGGCTCCCTGGGACTGTGCTTACTGCAACATTTGCAAGCAGGGGACATGCGGGGACACTCAGAGACTCGCTGACAGTCAGCAGCGGGCATTGCACGGAGACTCCTTCTCTCAGCACAAGATTcatccagcagcacagaaaacccACGACCTGGAAACAGGCTGCTGGCGGCTGCTCTTAAAACCAGCCTCTTGGAAAGGGCTGAGCCACACTGGTGGCCTTTGCTCAGCCCCTGGGATGAATGGGCAGCACAGGGGAAGCAGGGGAGCCAGGAAGGAAAAGACCCAAGGAACAGAGCTGGGCCGACTGATGCTGACAGGGACCTGGCTGCCCCGTGCTCAAATCCTGTGGGGGCACCAGTTCCAGCATCTCAACTCCCGACACAGGTGTCTGGCTCTGGCAGAGAAGACACCACGGCTCCACCGGCTCCTCTTTGGGTGGGTGGGTGACAGGGCTCTCAGGGATACTCACACGATGGCACTCACTCCACGGCAGTACCGCTCCCACATGCTGCGAAACCGTGGCTGGCCACCGATGTCCCAGAGCTGTGACAGGGAAAAGGCAGCGTTACCCCGCCGTCCTGCCCATTATCCCACCATCCTGCCCATGACCCTTCCCCACATGGCCAGCCAGCCAGAGCACCGGGCACGCAGCAAACCCACCCCCATGCCCTCCTCTTTGGCTCAACCCTAGTGAGGAGGCTCCTGACTTGATAAAGAAAGGAGACACCTcaggaacagcagctggaaggtgTTGAACACCTCCTGTGATGTGCCTCTGCTAGCACAGAGGGACCCCCGGGCCCAAGCTGGGGTGCTCCTCTCCATGCTCACCGCACCTCCTGGCCTTTCACTGATGCATTTGCCATTTAAAACACTCAGCACGCTCTTGGAAACGTTTCTGCAGCAGACAGAGATCCCCAATCAGCTTTTCAAGCCTGTCCCACCATTACCTCCCAGTCCAACCCTGGGCCCTTGAAAGATCCAGAAGGGGTAGAAACCTCCCCTCCCTTGGCTCTCGAGGCAGAGACCACCACTGCAAGCCAGGACCTGTTTTTCCCAGTGCTCCCACCCTCAGCAAGGTGACCACATCTGTGAGTCCCCACCAGCAAGACAAGAAGCGTAAGAAAACCTCCAGCTTTGCAGCCTGGACTGGCTCCTACTGCAGAGGTCTGGATCTCCTATGCCTTCCCACTATCTCCTCTGGTGGCTACCTGCAAGAGCCTAACAGGGCAGATCTTCCCAAGTGCAGCTGGGCTTGCTGGCATCCTTCAACCTCCAGCAGAAGACCCACCAATCTCCCCTCGTTCCATCTTTCATCCCAAGATCCCCCACTGGCAGTAACATCTGCCCCTTACCTTTATGGTAACGTTCCCCTTGGTGATCTTCCTCATGTTGAAGCCCACTGTCGGGATCATGTCTTCATTGAACTGTCCTGACTGCAAGGAACAAGGCAGAAGTCAGAGAACAAAGAACAGTGTCAGGAGGCACGAAAACCCCGCCAGCCTGCCCCAAGCAGGGCAGCGCGGCTGACAGCCTGCCCAGAAATAACCCCAAACACTGCCAGCCCCGCAGCAGGCACGGCGTGACCCTCCTCCAGGTCCACACCCGGAGCAAAATTAGAGCCAAGGAGACAAAATGCCCGCAGGATGGaaatggtgctgctgctgcatggaGTGAGGGTGCCCTGAGTGCCCCGGTGAAGTCCCCGGCCGCTCAGCAAGCTGCTGTCTCGGTGGGGTGGTGGAGGCTCGCCCGACCCAGCCCTTTCCAGGCGGGACTCCCAAGCCCTTCGCAGGAGGAGACTGAGACCTTCGCCCGCTGCAGTGACCTCAGGTCAGCTGTGCCAGGCCCAAACCGCTCCCACAAAACCCGCTGGCAGCCCCACAAGGACCCccgtggggtgcaggcagccagCCAGTCTTCCCACCCAGGGGAACCACCTCCCGCATTGGCTCCTTTTCAGTCCCAGGGGCTCCAGCATGTTTCCTGCTTCAGGTCATTTACAGCCCAGCCCGAACCAGACTGACTTCTGCTTTCCTGCaagcctgcagcctgcctgcatGGGTCCttcaccccctgcaccctgcccaTGCATGAGGGCTGGGTGCTCATGCTGGATGTTGTAGGGGGACGCAACAggtcccctctccccctccccaagaaCTGCCAACACGTTTtctccagcagcacagctccaAGACGCATCAGGCAGAAGCAGCACGAAATTGCCATGGGTTTGCACCATCCCAGTGCCACTACAAAACTAGGTTAGTCTTGTCAGAGCAGTGAGCAGGAACCGTCCCTCTGCCACCGTGGCAAGATGCCGGCTTGCCAGTCCGTATGCCTGGCACCACACCGGAGGGTCAGGATGGTGCTGGTCTGTTAAAGCCCACCCCTCCAGTTTGCTGCCCAAATCCCAACGCTGCAAGATGTCCTGGGCTGAGCAGCACTGGGGGATGTTCCGGGCATCCCTGGGGCAGGAGGCCAGAGCTGCCACAGCCCTTCACCTCCTCTGCCTCTAGCAGCCTCCCGCCTGGCAGGCAGCCTCACTGGGACTCAAAACAGGTTTatcttctttgcttttgaaatgcgTCCTTGTGGAAGGCCCTGCTGCACGACGCTGGGGAAGCTGATGGGGAAGAGGGTTTGATAACCAGGATAACATGGCACTGAGGCTTTTGGCCATCAGTGCCAGGAACCTGCGGAAACCACCAACCACGGCCGAACTAATCCCAGTAGCTCTTTACCAGCTTAAAATTGCAGTTTCTCTAgaatttttctgggttttatttcagttaaCAAAGACCGCAAAAAGGGAAGGCAATTTATGCCATTTTCTGACAAGCAGAATTTTGTGCCTGGTTGAGCCAACAGCTCCTCCAGACCCACCACATCAGCGAGTCCCCAGGGTTTTCCTGACCTCTTCCAACAGTTCTGCAATACACACTGCTTccctttttcatttcccttttgcaTTCATCAGCAAAGCCTGGCAGCCAAGGGGTCTCCAAGCCACAGTGCACCCAGAAACCACACTGGGGACTGGAGGGAGGGCacagggggagaggaggagaagcaggcaaGAATCCCTCTACCACTGGCTGACATGGGGGATGTCTCTTGCGGACTGAGGTTCAACACACAACTTGACTTTACGGACCAGGTTTTAAGGAATTATCAGGCTTTGTCCAGAAGATATGGACAGCAATTGCTGAAGAGCTCTCGGAAGCTGCAGGTACCTCCACTGGGGATCCTGGACCACATCACTGGAACTGCTGGCTGTGTGAAAGCCATCTGAGACATGGTTCATGTGTGATAGCAGCTCTTCTTCCAGGAAAAGCTGGGCTGCAGGAGCCAGGAGTCACCTCTGCTTTGGCCTGTGAGAGATGGGAGCGAGCGCATCTCCGTGAGCAAAGCACGGCCTTGCTCCCTGCCCCAAATCCTTCCCCCGCCGTGGCACCTGCCTTCAGGCTGCCCACAGCCAAGGGCTCAACACAAAACCACTCATGCTGTACAAAAAGGCCAGGCTGGGAACACGACACAGGATGTCTTGCACATGGTCCCTGCTGTCCTGGCACCCACGGCAGCGTCTTCAACGTGTTGCAATGTGCTCAGCTCCTCCTGCATCAGCTGCTCTCTGGAAGCAACTTTGAACGGTGGAAACATGAtgtctcctctttcctctccagcTATCCTAGATCCCGACACCTCCGGCACATCTTCAACTACCTGCAGGGTCCAGCCATCCGCAGCTCCACTGCCCAGGGAGAGCGGAGACCAGCCCAACTGCAGGCATGCAGAAGCTTCACCGGACACATCTTTCCCCCAGATTTTGGTTATGCAATGCACACCGCATCTGCGCTGACCCCAGAGATCATGCCCTGCCACACCAATTGCTTGGGAATTGGATTCCTCTGGAAGGCACAAAAATCCTTGCAGGCAAGATGGATTTTGTGGCTACAACAGGTGGATCAGGTCTTTGCAGGCTCCAGTTCACCGCTGGTTTTGCCAGGGTCCCCTCAGCACTCTGGCCAAACCACCCTGCCTGGGTGCCCTGGCTGGAAGACAAATGACCTCAGGCAGCCAGGATCCAGCTTTTGTGGGGCTGAGCAGTGCCCCCACCTCACTCTGAGCCCCATCCTCTGCCACACGCACGTGGACACCAGGTCACTTGCCACTTCAGCCATCGTGCCCTGCTCAGCCAGCACCCAGGACCTCGGCTCACTGGCACACACAGAGAAGCAACCTCAGCCCTCACACTGCACCCACCAGCTCTGGCAAGCAGCGTGCAGAGCCAAGGTGGCCAGGCCCTGCTCCTCGCTGCGACCAGGCAGCTGTCACCCTGTCCCAGCGCAGGATGACACCGCTTTAATGCAACCTGCTCTCGATACATCACTGCTGGCTGTTTTGCAGCCCCATATCCCTGGGAGCTCACAAACAAGCCATTCACCAGGGACTGGAAATGGCAGCGCCGAAAGCCCAGCCCCTGGTCACCTAAAGTCACGTCTCCACCAGTACACGGTCCCCCGTGGGGCAGGCAGATGCCCAACGCACCCAGGGCTGGGTGGCTCCCACCTGGGCCTCGACCatccccaaacccccccagccTCACGCTCCTGCAGGCGTCTCCTGCTGCACGGCACAGCTGAGTCCCTGTCGAACCTCGTCCAAGCGCCAACCCAGACTGGGACGCAGGGGGTTTGATTTCTCACCTGTAACCTCCCCGTCCAGCCCCCGCAACCAGCTTTGTGCACAGCAGAGGGTGGGAGCGCCTGGCAGCTGGGAGTTTTGCTTCCAAAGCCACTGCTCTTCCAGCAGCTCTTCTCCAAAACAGTTAAAAAAGACCAGCCGGCTGCACGGGCTCGTTTCAGCCCCTCAGCACATCTCACATCACCCAGCCAAGCCATGACAGCCCCACAGGACTCAGCTTGACTCCAAGTACCCCATTTGGATGGGAAGAAGCCAAATTCAAGCCAAGCCTTTAGAATGTTTCCCTCTGACAGTGGGTCTTACAGCTCTCTGGGGCTCTGAGCATCACAGGGCACCTACTGCAGGGAATCCCATGTCCCCCTGTAGAAAGTACCAGAGGGGACAGGGCTGTTCCTGAGCACAGCACAGTCCTCCCAGGGGACCCAGAGACCTGGGAAGGGAGGCTGCTACCTGGAGCTGGGCAGGATGGAGCTACCCGAGGGCTGACAGCAAGGAGGAAGTGCCACACGGGTCTGAGAATGAAACAACTTTTGCCCCAGATCCTCAGCATGCTTTGGTTTCAACACCTCCATGCAGAGGAATCGTGCTGAAGGGACCTGTGTCAGTCAGATcccagggctgcgggcaggccAGCAGCCCAAGCTGGGCAAGCACAGTGCTGCAGGATAGGGATGGGCACCCCAGTCCCCTTCCACCCCAAAGCAGATGGTCTCACCACCAACACTTGCAATTAACATACAGGGTCTGGCTCTGCAGCACCCCTCA is from Strix aluco isolate bStrAlu1 chromosome 25, bStrAlu1.hap1, whole genome shotgun sequence and encodes:
- the ARL8A gene encoding ADP-ribosylation factor-like protein 8A isoform X2: MLALFNKLLDWFRALFWKEEMELTLVGLQYSGKTTFVNVIASGQFNEDMIPTVGFNMRKITKGNVTIKLWDIGGQPRFRSMWERYCRGVSAIVYMVDAADQEKIEASKNELHNLLDKPQLQGIPIPNVCCQLNEAPDITRCICSPSECSFLGTSLQI
- the ARL8A gene encoding ADP-ribosylation factor-like protein 8A isoform X1, translated to MLALFNKLLDWFRALFWKEEMELTLVGLQYSGKTTFVNVIASGQFNEDMIPTVGFNMRKITKGNVTIKLWDIGGQPRFRSMWERYCRGVSAIVYMVDAADQEKIEASKNELHNLLDKPQLQGIPVLVLGNKRDLPGALDEKELIEKMNLSAIQDREICCYSISCKEKDNIDITLQWLIQHSKSRRS